The segment GGGTAAAGTTATCGTCGTTATTGAAGACCGGTTTTTTCACTTTGATTATATCCTCTCCAAGCTCATTTCTTATCCCCTCATCAATAAGCCATTGTTTAGGTTCAATGCCGTAATATCTCCCGGGCAGAAGGAAGGGAATAAAGAGTTTCCCCGCTCTGAGGGATCCACACCCGATATCAAGGAAATAGTGGTTCTCTCTGAGATTTAGGAAGGTGAGCAAGTTAAACTGGTTAGCACTAATTAAATCGTATTTAGCTAATGTCCCCACGAAGCCTTTGTAATCTTGTTCACATTCCCGGGTTCCTACGTTCATGAAAGTACTCCTGTTAACATAAATACAGCAACAATATAGTCTCTCGTTCAGTACTAAAATAAACTTAGGAGGGCTAGAGGAGGTCCTTGAAAATCCTCTCAGCATTGCCGCCGAGGATGAGCTTCCGCTGATATGGTGTAATCTTGGACCATTCCACGGTCTGCTTATGGTTCCCGGTATGGTATCTTGGAGAGCTGGATCCGAATAGAAGTCTTGTGGCACCGAGGCCGGCAACCAAGCTGGATATTCTCCCAGCTGATGCCCCAGCAGAGTCTACGTATAGATTTGAATGTTTCTTGCAGAGTTCTATAATTCCAGGCCAGAATAGGTCAACAATCGTCCTTACCTCAGGGAATCGGCTCATAAGTTCATCTAGGCCATTATACTGCTGAAGTGCGTTGTCATGGCTGTGTCCTACCCTAAGATTGGGTATGCATATGAGGATTGGGAACCCTTTCTCCACCGCCTTCTCAAAGATAGGGGGCAGCATCGGGTTTCCGGGAGTCAACGGTCGCTCCATGCTAAAGTGGAATTCAGGGTCCAACATCAGCCCCTTTAACCCCAGGCCTATAGCCCGGTCTATCTCAAGGAGGGCATCCGGATGTACAGGGTTCACGTTAAAGAAACCTACAAGCTTTTCAGGGTGATTCCTCACTGCCTGCTCAACTCGGTCATTTGCTTCCTTGAAGCGCATTTTAGGGGCAGAGCTAAGGAATGTTTTTTCAATTCCGTATTTTCTCATCTCCCCCAGGATTTCGTCAAGAGTCTGTTCAAACATAAACAACGGATGCTTCCCAAGCTGTGAATGTACGTCAATAATCATATTTTCACCTCAACGCCAAATAATTTAGCAGCATTTAGACCCATAAGTTTGTCCTCCTCTTCTTGAAGGAGGTTAAGGCATCGTATGGTATGCATATGGATCATCATTTCATATGCTTGTTTTTCGTAGCCACTTCCGTATCCTAATCCAGAATTAGACGAGTCCGAGCCGAACATGATCTGATCAGGGCCGAGGATCTCAACCGCCTTCTTTACTGGAAAGGGAGTAGAAAAACAGGTCTCAAGCCAAACGTTAGGATTCTTTTCAGCCATTTTAATCGAAAGCATTTCTGCAGCGGCTGATGTTCTGCCCCCCATATGGAGGATGACCGTTGGTACTTTAGGGAAGGAGTTTGCTAGGTCGCCAATGATATAGGGGTGTCCCCTTACACTATGGTCGGAGTGGATACCAACGACGGCCCCATATTCCTCAGCCTTCTCCATCATTGGATACATCCATCGGGCAACGGCAAATTTATGACCTATCTTGATGCCTTTGAAGGTCTCACTATCTTTTGCCATACAACGATCAATTTCATCAATGCCCTCCTGTTCGTATCTTGGATCAAAATAGATAAAGGGTACAATGCGTCCGGGGTAGTCCACAGCGGCCTGAAGATTAAAGTCATTGTTTTTTCTAAGCTCCTCGATATATTGACCGCCGCTCCCCATAGAGATTATAGTATCCACTCCTGCCGCGTCCATCTTGTCGATCATGGTCTCAACATAAGCTTTGACACCTCTGCGCTCGCCCCTGAGATGAGTGTGCGCGTCAATAACAATCGGATTTTTTCTATCGGTCAAATAGTCACCTGCCATAACATTCCTAAGTCTCTTAATAAAACCAAGCAAGTAAGGTTACATGGGACCAGGAAAATAAGTCCAATAACGTATAGGCGTAGATAGTTTGACGAATATTTATTCATATAAGGAGGGTATATATTCTATATGTCCAGAATTATTGTTGGATCGGGCGATTTCAAGTATGAGGTCATATCTCCTTTTGGAGAAAGCTCTGAGAAAGTTGAGATAGACCAAGTCAGTCATGTCTCCGTTGACTCTCATGATAATATCTATTTCTATCAAAGAACTGCTTGTCCAGTTGTAGTTCTTGATTATAAGGGGATAATTATTGATAATTGGGAAAATAACCATTTGGTGGACGGCCATGGAATCTTTATTACTTCTAATGATGAGATTTTTGTCTCCGCTAGAGGGGTGCATGAGGTTTTAAAATTTAATGCCGGTGGAGAGTTACTCTTACGAATAGGGGAACGAGGGAACCCCGGTTGGCAGACACCATTCAATCATCCTACGGATGTGGCAATCTCAAGGGATGGAGATATTTTTGTCACCGACGGCTATGGGAACGCATGTGTACATAGATTCACTCCGGATGGCGAGCATGTATTGACTTGGGGGGGTCCTGGAAAGGGACCGGGGGAGTTCCATACGCCTCACGGAGTCTGGGTCGACGACCTTGGGCGTGTGTATGTGGTTGACCGTGATAATAACCGGGTGCAGATATTTACCTTGGATGGGGAATACATTACTGAGTGGGGGGACTTTTTCCACCCTATGGATATCTACTTCGATTCTCTAAATAATATCTATGTCACTGACCAGACCCCGAGGTTTTCAGTTCTAAACACAGAGGGAGAGCTCCTTGCAAGGGGTTTTACGCCGGATGCAGGGCATGGCCTTTGGGGAGATTCATATGGTAATCTCTATCTTGCGGGACTTCAAATTGGCGTCGTAAAATTATCTAAACTTTAATTGGCTCTACGGCGTACGGAAACTGATACTCCGTTTTTTACGTTTCAATCTGAAACCCTTTACACCGTAGTGGCTTTATCTCCTCAAAGATATTTTGAAGTGTATCACATTCTCCCACGTCTCCTGTTAACAGAGAAAGCACACACGAGCTGGATTTTTCATATGTACGAACCTTTTACGAAAGGAAGCAGCGTCAAAACGCATATTTACAAGGTAAACGCAAAGAACAAATGGGTCTAAATGGAAATCACTAATATTTCTACCATTGCAGTGACTGTTCCCATTGAACCGCCAAAAAAAATACAGAGTATAAAAAACGGATTTGCCGAAAAAAAAGGATCTAGAAAGTCTCCTACCTGGTTAACCCCTGGAATTTTCCCTCATGGTGGAATCAATAGACACGACACAAGAACATTCAAGGATGGCATTGACCACATTGATTATGTCTTGGTAAAGATCGAGACGGATGAAGGGGTGACAGGCATCGGGGAAGCAGCAACAGATATCGGCTTCTTTGGTGAGACCCTTGAAGCGGTAAAATATGGCATTGACAGATATATTGCGCCTAGTCTCCTCGGAATGGATCCTCTCAATCGCGAATTGATCATGGCCAAAATGACCTTGGATGGCGAGCGTCAACTTCCATGCGCCAGATCGGGAATTGACCTAGCTCTACACGACCTTATGGGAAAGGCTTTGAATGTACCCGTAACCACTCTGCTCGGCGGCCGTCTCCGGAACAAGGTGTTAGCCGCTATAGAGGTGGGAGCCCCGACACCTGAGGACCTAGCTGAACTCTGTAATGAATATGTCAGACAAGGTGTTCGAGCATTCAAGCTTAAGATGCATGGATATCCTGATGAAGATCTTGCCAAAATTCAAGCGGTCCGTGAAGCTGTGGGCAACGAGATAACAATTAGGACTGACGCGAACCAAGGATACACTGTGAAAGAGGCGATTAAAATATGCCAGGGCGCGGAAAAATTAGATTTAGGCCTTGAGTTAATGGAGCAGCCTATTGCAGAATGGGACCTCGATGGGATGGCCATGATCAGGAACTCGACAAATGTGCTGATCGAGGCAGATGAGGGAGTATACAATAGGTACGACGTGATGCGATTCATCAAGAGAGGCGCAGCTGATTGTTTCCTTATAAAACCGGCTAAAGCTGGGGGGCTGTACAATGCCAAGAAGATTGTAGCAATAGCAGAGGCTGATGGTCTTCAATGCGTGATTGGTACTGGATGGGGACTTGGACTAAAAGTAGCTGCGAAATTGCACCTAGCGGCATCGTCCATTGTAAGGGAAGCAGCCGAATTCAGTGAGGTTTTCTTGCACGGCATGCTACTGGAGTCATCATACGAAGCATCCTTCATGCCTCCGTTGAAAGACGGCTATCTAGAGGTACCAACGGAACCCGGATTGGGTGTAAGACTAGATGAAAAAAAGATAACTAAGTATCTTTCAGATATCTAATGAAATGCAAGTTTTTTCAACTTGCGCACTAAATGAAAAAATAGGAGTATACCTAACGTCTAATATCACATTAGCCTTTCATGAAAAATCATTCATATATGAGCGCGGAAATATCTAATTCTCACTCCATCACAAAAATTAGCTAGACCCATTAATGCTCATTTTTTCTACTGGATAGTATACCAAGCCTTGGGCTTTCTAAGGATTAGATATAAAAAAAGGAAAAAATCATTTATGATTTTTATAGGTCTATCTATACTCAGTTCTGGCTGCAATTGCGAAGACTCTCCATTGGCCGGAGCCAATATGAGGGGCCTCCGCGTAGGTACTTAGTACAACTCCGTCTATTGGAGAGTTTATCTCCTCAACGACATCGCCGAAAAAGTTCTTGACTACGCCCACAACCTGTCCGGCCTTTACATCGTCTTTAACTGCTACAAGGGGGGAAAAGAATCCGCCTTTTCTGGTCATAATACCCCCTGAGGATGCTCGACCATCAGGCATATCAACTCTCTGGTATGAGACATACTGAATCTTTTCCACCACGATCTCCTCACCCGGGATCATCTTCAAATGCCTCATGCAGTTTAGGAGGCCATCCCTCATGGCGTCTCCGTTGTAACCGTTGCCAACTCCATTATCCCCGCCGTTAGACTCCATAGATACTGCTAGCGGACGCTCAACTGGCTCTCCCCTCGAATAGACAAGCATACACATCTCGTCTTTCTTGGTCACGCATGCCCTAGCAAGCTTATCTAAAGCAGAGCCTTCAGGGCTCTCCCGATAAAGAACCCTATCCCAGCCGTTCATCTGTTTGCATCCATGGTATCTGATGTGGACATCAGGATCGTATTTGACGGTCACCTGATTGATGTGGTAGGCCAATTGGTTTGTGTGTTTTCCGTATAGGTTTCCTGGATAAGCCCCGGGTAACCTTGCCCCCTGATCAATGTCTAAGGGGCTGTTCCTTGTGGCTCCTCCGAAAGGATTTCCCCTAAAAGCACTTATGTTAGTGGCAGGAAGGAGAACCATCGAACCATTCATCTCATCAAGTAGATCAGGAAGAACATTATTTGCGGCATCTAAGGACCCAAGGGCGCCTGGGTATTCATCCCCGTCCTCAAGGGCCCATACAAGCAGCTTGGGTCCAGGATTCTTTCCGTTGAGTATGATGACAGGCATCTCAACGGGTGCACCATCAGACAACTCACCTACTTTGATGTATCCCGTCCCTTTTTCGCCAGGTCCAGCTTTGGCTGAACCAAATTCTAAAGCTTCACCCATATACAATACAACCTATGATTAGGTGTTAAATAACCCAAGATTACCTTATAATTTTTCCTGCTTAATGAATATTTGAGGGATTTCTATAATCTCTTATTTTCATATTTCTAAATCCACATTTTTGTCTAATTAAACCGTATAATTCCAACAAATCTTATATCATAACTTTGGAAGATACTTGGTTGTTAATATGTTCAATATTAGACAAGTTCTCAAGAGCACTTATGCTCTCATTGTTCCCAATGACGCGTCCACTACCACAATCCCCGGATGGGATGGCGCCAAGGTACAAGTCCTTGCAGCCCCCGCGATGGGATGCGAATTTGTTGAATATCTAATCACGGTGAATAAGGAGAGTAAGGTCGCTGTACCCATCCAACCTCATCCGGAGTATGTGTTCTATATTCTAGAAGGTAATGGGGTTCTTGAGAAAGAAGGAAAAAAGTATCCGCTCGAGGTAGGGAGCTATGGCTATCTTCCCCCGAAGACCGCTTGGAAGATCAATGGAACCTCAGAGGAAGCCATGAAGTTCTTAATGGTGAAAAAAAGGTATGAACCTATCGGGCCGGAGCTCCCGGCATTTATCATTGGTCTTGACAGGGAGACCCCTGAAACCCCTAGGCAACCAGGGAGGGCAATGAAGAACTTCGTTCCATTTGGAGAGGATAAGCTCTACGATCTCTCCTGGTTCATCCTCTACTTCGGTCCTGGCACACGTATGAACCATGCAGAGAATCACCTCCATGAGCATGGTCTATACATGCTTACAGGAGAGTCATTATACCTCTTAGATGACACGTGGTACCAGACTGTCCCGGGTGACTTTATCTGGATGGCCCCTTTTGTCCCTCAGTCTTGTAAGTGGAGCGGAGAAGAGAGGGGTGCGTATCTCCTCTATTCGAACCGGAACAGAGACCCCAAGGTCTAGCCACCAAATCGGAGGGGTCGAGTGGTGTCAAAAGTTGATAAGGTCTTTAAGAATGGCAAGATTGTGACCCCTTACAGCATATTCAAGGGTGGGATAGCGGTAAAGGATGGGAAAATTGTTGCCATAGGATCGGATATGGTGATGCCAAAAGGTGAAATTGTGGTGGATCTAAGCGAAAAGGTAGTCCTACCGGGAATTATAGATAACCATGTGCACTTTGGATCTAGAATCGGTGACCTTGATAAGGAGGATTACCGGTCTGGAACTCAGGCTGCCGCGGCCAGTGGCATCACCACCATTGCAGATATGCCCACTGGAGTTCCAGGAGTACTTGACGTTGCGGGCTTGGAGAAAAAGAGGGAGATGGCTGAGAAGCATGCGTTTGTTGACTTCGCCCTTTACGGAGGCGCTGGATATGAGAATAACAATGCTTTACAGGGCATGGCAGACGCAGGCTGTGTGGCATTCAAGACCTACATGGTCGGCTCCAGTGGATATTCCTGTGGAAATGACCACGAGATATTAGAGTTGCTGAAGGCGGCATCAAAAACCGGCGTGGTTACAGGCTGGCATGCAGAGAACCCGCTGTTGATTAATCCACTTATAAAGAAACTTAAGGAGGAGGGGCGGGTTGATCCCATGGCACATGTAGAGTCAAGACCCAACTATACAGAATATGAGGCGATCTCTAAGCTGATTCTCTTTAACAAAATCGCGGGTGCAACACTACATATCATTCATCTGAGCACTAAGGAAGGATTAGCCATTATCAAAACCGCCAAGGCAGAAGGCATGAGGATTACTGCGGAGACCTGTCCTCACTATATGTTGACGACTTCCAAGTATATGGAGAAGGTGGGGCCTTTTGCAAAGATCATTCCCCCTCTTAGATCCGAGGAAGATAGGAAGGCTATGTGGAAAGGACTGGCTGATGGAACCATCGACTATATCTGCAGCGACCACGCTCCTCATCCTAAAAGTAACAAGATGGCTGGCTGGAAAAACATTTGGGACTCCGGTAACGGGAACCCTGGTACAGAAACACTCCTCCCAACTATGCTAGACCGGGTTAACAAAGGAGACTTGTCATTGCAACGGCTCGTGTATCACCTCTCGACAAGACCAGCCCAAGTATTTGGCATGTATCCTAAGAAGGGGAGCCTTATGGTTGGGGCCGACGCGGATATTACAGTGGTGGACTTGGATGCTGAATGGATTATAGATTCCGAAACAATGTACAGTAAATCCCGGGAGACCAGCATGTTTGCAGGATGGGAGATCAAAGGCAAGCCTGTGCAGACAATAGTCAGGGGCGTTACTGTGGCTCATAACAGTGTAGTTGTTGGGGAGGAAGGCTACGGCAAATTCCAGAAGAGACTCCCATGAGCCCTATTCACAGTACTATGGTTCATCGAGCTTTTTATTCCGCGTTGAATTAAAATAAGGACGAAAAAATAATTTACTCGCTATTTCAATTATCGGTACATTAGTCTTCTTTATTTTGAATTGACCACTAGTTTTATTACTTTTATAGCCTGAATGTTTGAGCATACTAAGGTGAAAAATATGAGGACCAGCGTAACTTTTGGAGACGTCACAGTTAATCCAGGTGAAATAGGCTTTGGCTCGCTCATGACTGTTGAACTCGCAGATTCAACACCTGTGAAGCTACCTATCATCGTCATGAATGGCGCTGAGGATGGACCCAAGTTCCTCTTCTCGGGAGCCGTTCATGGCGGCGAGCTCATTGGAGCGAACGTTGTAAGGCGAGTCATGAGGGAAGAGCTAAACCCCAAGAACCTGAGAGGGCTAGTTGTAGCCATCCCAGTTGGAAACCCCTTAGGTTTCATGTTTGGGGACAGGGCGAGTCCCCAAGATTTAGTGACAGGGCCACGATTTGGCTCTCCTGGAAACGAGAATGGGTCCATAACCCAGCGCTTCGGAGCGGCTGTATGGAATCAAGTTACCTCCAAGATGGATGTGAGAGTCGACATCCACGGCAATTACCCTCCATGTACCGCCTTTTGTCTCTGTAGCCTTCATGATGATCGGATCAAAGGCAAGAATACAGAAATAGCTGAAGCGACAGGACTGACCGTAGTTTACTCCCCGCCTAAGGGTACATTAGATGGCATGGGAGGGGCCCTAGACCCAAGCTATACACCTCCCCCCTCAGTAACTCTTGAACTTATAGACGCGAGAAGAGTCACCAATGTCTCGACGGATCTAGGCACTAGGGCAATCCTGAATGTGATGAAGCTCTGGGGGATGATAGATGGAGAGATCGAGAAGCAGCCCAAGCAATACGTCTGGGGCGGTGGCAGGGTAAAGAACGGCGGAACTATTCGAGCCTCAAGAGGGGGAATCATTCACTTTACAAGAACACCAGGCGAGTTCATCAAAGAAGGTGATGTTGTGGCGAAAATCTACAATCCCTGGGGAGACCTTGTGGAAAAGTTGAAATTTCCCTTCGACGGACATATCAGGTCATACACTTATCCCAGACATCAAGCCATAAACACGGGGGACACAATAGCCTACATCACCCACGATAAATAACGGGAAAAACCTCTTTCCCCTCTTTTTTACTTCAATATTTATAGGTTAGCCGGCTTTATAATCAGGGTAAAATCCGTGAATTGAATGGTGAGTGGTAAAAGTATCCGATGCGTGCTCACCGATAGAGAGCTCCAGGTTATCGTGATTCTAGGTGTGGTTAACTACATGGTTTTTCGAAACATTCATCACATTAACGTATGGCGTCTGACCCCCGCTCATGTTCCTAGACAGTTCTTCATATATTTGGAGCCAGGAAGCATAATAGCCATAATAGGATCATGTCTAGCGGGTCCTATAGCTGGAATGGCCTTTGGTTTGGTTGCCTGGAACCCTGTAATCATTCCAGAAGTCCTCATAGTAGTTAAAATAGCCCAGTTTGTATCGATAGGATACCTCCATAAGAAGATTCAGCCCCCATACAACATTTTCGCAATACCAGTGGGGACTATTATAACTCTCATTGTGCATCCAACAATCGTGGGATATGTACTATTCAAAAAACTATTCATCCACCTTTACTGGTTCCAGAACATCGCGTTCCAGACTGTCGTGGCATTCTTAGGGTATATAGTACTACGGCTGATGACTCCCAAATTGTTCTCTTGGGTCAATCCTAAACACGATTATACATTAAAAATTCCCTACTTGACAAAGAAATCCAAAAAAGACTAAGAACGAAAAGAAATTAGATTGAAATTTTACAAATACGAAGGTTTTAAATCTTATCTTTAAGCCATTAACCTTGATTCAAGGAGAAATAGGTTTGTCATCGACTATAAAAATTGGGGATATTGTTGCTGAACCCGGTACTAGGGCTAAAGGCTTCGTAAAAGTGGCTGAAACCTCTGGATTCAACATCGAACTCCCCGTGAACATTTTGAACGGAAAGCTACCCGGACCTACATTCGCTATTATTGCAGGAATCCATCCTGTAGAATATCCACCAATGGAGGGTGCCATCCGACTAGCTAATGAACTAGACCCAAGTAAAATGAGGGGTGCGTTGATAACTGTGCCCATCTTTAACATGCCTGGTTTCCAAGCAAAGGTCCCGGGCGCCCCACTTGAAAGGACCCAACTAACCATGGCTTTCCCCGGAAACCCTGAAGGGGGCATGAACGATAGGGCGGCACACTTTATCACTACTGAGATTCTTACAAAAGCCGACTACGCTATTGAGACCCATGGATGTAACTTCCAAGAGACCTGTCCAAATCATATCATTATGATTAGGACCGGAGACCAGAAATTTGACAGCGAAACAGCTATGCTCGCACGATGCTTCGATACAGAATATGTACGAAGAGCTCTAGAAACGCATATCCGCGACCTCCCAAAAAAAGGTTACAGTCTCATGACTCAATGTGCTAAGATGAATATTCCCTGTATCCTACCTGAAGTGGGAAGCGCCGGTGGGATCTCATCCACGACCGGCCAGATTAGAGAGGAAGACATCCAATGGTTCATGGACGGCGTTAAGAACTTTATGAGGAAAGTCAACATGATTGATGGTGAGTCCACCCTTTACGATCCTAATGCAGTCAGTCAGGTTCATCACTTCAGGAGCAAATCCGCTGGATGGTTCTATCCTATGGCCCCCAATGGGGCTAAAGTGACTATGGGGCAGGTTATTGGAGAGGTCAGAGACTACTTCGGAGCAGTCAAAGAGAGCATCAAGGCCCCGGCTGATGGTGTGATATCCCTTATCTGGACAAGACCAGCTGTTAATCAGGGAAGCATCCTTCTACAGATGTTTGAGATAGGCCCAAAGGTCAGCTCATTAATTCCATAATTTTTTTCTATTTTTTCTTATCAAATAAAACAATTTTATCAAGTTCCGCGTCGAAAGTTATATTTTAAGATAACTCCGTATAAATTGATACGTTATGATCGATATTGTAATTGAAGGTGGTACCATCGTCACTATGGATGACCAGAGAAAGATCATCCAAGATGGGAGTATAGCCATTGAAAAAGGTACCATCTTAGATGTTGGAACGAGGAATGAAATTTCAGCCAAGTACAACGCTAAACAGGTCTTGGACGCTAATAAACACGCAGTGCTCCCGGGTCTCATAGATACCCATGGTCACTCTGGCCATAGTATGATGAAAACAATAGCAGAAACTGGTTCAGGTTGGGGGCCCATGATTGAAGAAGTTTACCTCAGAGGTGTTAAAGAAGAATTTTGGTACATCGACTCCGTCCTAGCATCATTAGAGAGAATAAGATTTGGTGTTACAACGGGGGCTACATTCCTCGGTGGGGGCAGAGGAGCCTACCGGACTGACAACCCAAAATTCGCTGAGCTCCATATGGACGGTGCAAAAGAGGTAGGAATCAGAGAGATCCTCGGGCTTGGTCCCGTAGGGAGAGCACCTTATACTCCTAGAGAATTCCGGGATCTTGACGGAGAGAAAGAGATAACGCGCACCGTGGACTTCGATGGTATGATGGATACCTCAAGGAAAATTATAGAAAAGTATGGGGATTTCAACGATATCGTGACCGCCCGGATGACAGTTAGCAGTATTTCACCCAATCTCGACAGTCTATCGGTGGAGGATCAGGCTTTAGTGCGAAAGCAGGCTAAAGAAATTAGAGAACTAGCAGACGAATCTGGCCGTGGTATCATGGCTCACGGTGGCGGGGGAGTAATTAAATCTGCCAAGGAACTTGACCTCCTAGGGCCAGACGTCATGCTTGTCCACTGTGGGGGTCTCACCAAGGAGGATATCAACATTTTCGCGGAGACTGGGACGCATGTCTCCCATTGCCCAAGGGCTAGAGCAATAATGAGACGCAGATGTCCAGTACCTGAGTTACTAGACGCCGGAGTTAATGTTGCATTGGGCACTGATGGCACTGCCCCTGATAGAACCTTCGACACCTTCTCCGACATGCGCACTGCACAGACAATTCAGCGCCACTTTTTCCACGACTCGAGTTATATGCCACCAGGAAAGGTTCTGGGAATGGCCACTATAGACGCAGCAAATGCCCTTGGTATCGGGAATGAGATCGGAAGCCTTGAAGCCGGAAAACGTGCCGACGTTATATTATTGAATTTAAACAAGCCCCACCTGACGCCTCGGTTTATGATTCCCCAAAGAATCGTTTATGAGGCCTATGGTCACGACGTTGAAACCTCTATCATTGACGGGAAAATAGTGATGGAAAACCGAGTGATCAAGACGATAAACGAAGAAAAGGCTCTAGACCATGCTCAAAGGGTTGCTGATGAGGTTGTTGAGTTCAACAATCTTGAGAAATACATGGGGATTCCTGAGGGATTTTGGAGAAATAGCAAGTACGACTGACCTCCTCGTTTACCCAAATACCTTTTCTAGTATCACCAGTGCTGTTATGTCCCAATTTTTGCTTAAAATAATAGACGGGAATATTTTCTTGCAGTTTTTGGTCCCTATTCTATCAGTAGAGAAGTAGAAACTCTACCCTAGTAGCTCACTGTTAAATTGGTGCGGCCGCCGGGATTCGAACCCGGGTTTTCAGCTCTCCCCGATTGGACCATGGGGGGCTGAAGTCATACCAGGCTGGAATCCGCCACTAAAGTGTCCACGGCCGCCTGATTCGTCCAACCGCTAAGTACCCTGGATAAAATCACTCCCGGATTTAAACTTTATCAGAAAAGAGATTATTTCACAAAAAAAATTTTTTGCAATATATTTGATAGGTTATAACATTAAGCTTGAATTAGGGAAAAAAATTAACTGAACACTACAAATTACAAAAATTATAAATATGATGTTAATTAGAAAGGATTAACAACTTGGGACCTAGGGGCCTGTAGCTCAGCAAGGCAGAGCATCGGACTTTTAGGATGATATCGAAGAAATCCGGTGGTCAGGGGTTCAATTCCCCTCAGGCCCACTTGTTCAGAGGGTATAAGCGGAGATGAAGAGATGGAAACACGGGTGAGAGAGCTCAAATACCGGATGATGATCACAGACCTTCTCAAAGTTGCCAGTGAGACCCACACATACCAGGAACTCTCTGATATCCTAGGTCTCAGCCCTCCCATCCTAAGTAGATACATGCGCGGTCATGTACTCCCCAGCTTTAACCGGGCTCAAAGTCTCTATGACAAGCTCATAGAGATCGCAGACATTAAGGAGGAGCTCAAGAAAAAGATCATCTTTGACAAAGATGGATATTTCGACAACACTCCCCTCGTCACCGAGATTACTTGGCTCAAAATCATGTCTAACTAT is part of the Candidatus Bathyarchaeota archaeon genome and harbors:
- a CDS encoding succinylglutamate desuccinylase/aspartoacylase family protein; protein product: MSSTIKIGDIVAEPGTRAKGFVKVAETSGFNIELPVNILNGKLPGPTFAIIAGIHPVEYPPMEGAIRLANELDPSKMRGALITVPIFNMPGFQAKVPGAPLERTQLTMAFPGNPEGGMNDRAAHFITTEILTKADYAIETHGCNFQETCPNHIIMIRTGDQKFDSETAMLARCFDTEYVRRALETHIRDLPKKGYSLMTQCAKMNIPCILPEVGSAGGISSTTGQIREEDIQWFMDGVKNFMRKVNMIDGESTLYDPNAVSQVHHFRSKSAGWFYPMAPNGAKVTMGQVIGEVRDYFGAVKESIKAPADGVISLIWTRPAVNQGSILLQMFEIGPKVSSLIP
- a CDS encoding amidohydrolase family protein — translated: MIDIVIEGGTIVTMDDQRKIIQDGSIAIEKGTILDVGTRNEISAKYNAKQVLDANKHAVLPGLIDTHGHSGHSMMKTIAETGSGWGPMIEEVYLRGVKEEFWYIDSVLASLERIRFGVTTGATFLGGGRGAYRTDNPKFAELHMDGAKEVGIREILGLGPVGRAPYTPREFRDLDGEKEITRTVDFDGMMDTSRKIIEKYGDFNDIVTARMTVSSISPNLDSLSVEDQALVRKQAKEIRELADESGRGIMAHGGGGVIKSAKELDLLGPDVMLVHCGGLTKEDINIFAETGTHVSHCPRARAIMRRRCPVPELLDAGVNVALGTDGTAPDRTFDTFSDMRTAQTIQRHFFHDSSYMPPGKVLGMATIDAANALGIGNEIGSLEAGKRADVILLNLNKPHLTPRFMIPQRIVYEAYGHDVETSIIDGKIVMENRVIKTINEEKALDHAQRVADEVVEFNNLEKYMGIPEGFWRNSKYD